Proteins encoded together in one Pleurocapsa sp. PCC 7319 window:
- a CDS encoding TOMM precursor leader peptide-binding protein — translation MLNRPKVQRSFHSLSWKTSLDSKKLLLLSERDSVLLSGHLNELLIPLLDGCHTVDEIADLLQEKASAAEVYYALMLMEKKGYIAESDDTLPSNLTIFCEHLNVAPILAYRRLQATKVGIKTLGSHLPESEIKTILESMQIQVAEVGDIADIEIVLTDDYLQDDLKTFNEEALRLGRPWMLVKPSGTIVWIGPIFIPRQTGCWQCLAQRLGNNRLVEKYLEKRGDISSPFPPPLGFTSSSWQTALGMAATEIFKWIVLGENELLAGSLITHDVLTLKTQNHTLVKRPQCLSCGEMVAEFNREPSPIILRHQKKTFTADGGHRCLSPEETLRKYQHHISPLTGIVRELRKIPQNSNNLVHTYVARHHFSTIFDDLKVLHHIGGRSAGKGMSDRQAKTSALCEAIERYSGVFQGDEIRCTGSYQQIGDRAIHPNDCMNFSLEQYNQRQEWNRNCSSWFQRIPEPFDEEKEIEWSPVWSLTKQKFKYLPTAYCYHGYGNKQRPDCWADSNGCAAGNTLESAILQGFMELVERDCVALWWYNRLKKPRLDLDSFNEPYFSALKKHYQVSDRELWVLDITSDLKIPAFAAISRRRDWANAQQTDRQVEDIVLGFGAHFDPKIAISRALTEVNQILPNVSSVKADGTTLYPNSSDPLAVKWWKTATLKNQPYLEGDESVPARVATDYPQFKSDDLLEDVINCQKIVEQNGMEMLVLDLTRPDIGLKVVKVIVPGMRHWWRRLGKGRLYEVPVKMDWLEKPLPEHQLNPFPMWM, via the coding sequence ATGTTAAACAGACCAAAAGTCCAAAGAAGTTTTCACTCTTTAAGCTGGAAAACTTCTTTGGACTCAAAAAAATTACTTTTGCTATCTGAAAGAGATTCTGTTTTGTTGAGTGGTCATCTCAACGAACTGCTAATACCTTTATTGGACGGCTGTCATACGGTTGATGAAATTGCTGACCTGCTGCAAGAAAAGGCATCTGCTGCGGAGGTTTACTATGCTCTAATGTTGATGGAAAAAAAGGGCTACATTGCTGAAAGTGATGATACCTTACCATCTAACTTAACTATCTTTTGCGAGCATTTGAATGTTGCCCCCATCCTAGCCTATCGTCGGTTGCAAGCAACTAAAGTAGGAATTAAAACTCTAGGTTCACATCTTCCCGAATCTGAAATCAAAACTATACTCGAATCGATGCAGATTCAGGTTGCTGAAGTTGGAGACATTGCAGACATAGAGATTGTATTAACCGACGACTACTTGCAAGACGACTTGAAAACTTTTAATGAGGAAGCTTTGCGCCTTGGGCGACCGTGGATGTTGGTTAAACCATCAGGCACTATTGTTTGGATAGGTCCGATCTTTATCCCCAGGCAAACAGGCTGTTGGCAGTGTCTGGCTCAACGCTTGGGAAACAACAGACTAGTGGAAAAGTATCTCGAAAAACGGGGAGACATTTCATCCCCTTTCCCTCCTCCTTTGGGTTTCACCTCCTCTAGTTGGCAAACTGCCTTGGGTATGGCAGCTACTGAAATCTTCAAATGGATTGTTCTAGGGGAGAATGAACTGTTAGCAGGAAGCTTAATAACCCACGATGTTCTGACTCTAAAAACTCAAAATCACACTTTGGTTAAGCGTCCTCAATGTCTAAGCTGCGGAGAAATGGTCGCTGAGTTTAATAGAGAACCCTCACCTATTATTTTAAGACATCAGAAAAAAACTTTTACGGCAGATGGTGGACATCGTTGTTTATCCCCAGAAGAAACGCTGAGAAAATATCAGCACCATATTAGTCCCTTAACAGGAATAGTCCGAGAGCTAAGAAAAATACCTCAAAACTCCAATAATTTAGTTCATACTTATGTAGCCAGACATCATTTCTCGACGATATTTGATGATTTGAAAGTCTTACATCATATTGGGGGCAGAAGTGCGGGTAAGGGAATGAGCGATCGCCAGGCAAAAACTAGTGCCTTGTGCGAAGCTATAGAACGCTATTCTGGTGTCTTTCAGGGCGATGAAATTAGGTGTACGGGTAGTTATCAGCAAATAGGCGATCGCGCTATTCATCCCAATGACTGTATGAATTTTAGTTTAGAACAATATAACCAGCGTCAGGAATGGAATCGGAATTGTTCTAGCTGGTTTCAAAGAATTCCCGAACCTTTTGATGAAGAAAAAGAAATTGAATGGTCGCCAGTTTGGTCTTTAACTAAGCAGAAATTTAAGTATTTGCCGACTGCTTACTGCTACCACGGGTATGGTAACAAACAAAGACCTGATTGTTGGGCTGACTCCAATGGCTGTGCAGCAGGCAACACTTTAGAATCGGCAATCTTACAAGGTTTTATGGAATTGGTCGAACGAGACTGTGTTGCTCTATGGTGGTATAACCGCCTCAAAAAACCGAGGCTCGATCTAGATAGCTTTAACGAACCCTATTTCTCAGCCTTAAAGAAACATTACCAAGTGAGCGATCGCGAACTTTGGGTATTAGATATTACTAGCGACCTTAAGATCCCTGCCTTTGCTGCTATCAGTCGTAGACGCGATTGGGCTAACGCCCAGCAGACTGATCGCCAGGTTGAAGATATTGTTTTAGGTTTTGGCGCACATTTCGACCCCAAGATCGCAATTAGCAGAGCCTTAACTGAGGTTAATCAGATTCTACCCAACGTTTCATCTGTTAAAGCAGACGGTACTACCCTGTATCCTAACTCTTCAGATCCTCTCGCGGTTAAATGGTGGAAAACAGCAACTTTGAAAAATCAACCCTATCTTGAAGGCGATGAAAGTGTTCCTGCCAGAGTGGCTACTGATTATCCCCAATTTAAAAGCGACGATCTGCTGGAAGATGTCATAAACTGCCAGAAAATTGTCGAGCAGAACGGCATGGAAATGCTAGTACTAGATTTAACTCGTCCTGATATCGGATTAAAGGTAGTTAAGGTAATCGTTCCAGGAATGCGTCACTGGTGGAGACGTTTGGGAAAAGGAAGACTGTACGAAGTTCCCGTGAAAATGGATTGGCTAGAAAAACCATTGCCAGAACATCAACTGAACCCCTTTCCCATGTGGATGTAA
- a CDS encoding AAA-like domain-containing protein: MNLDRVCQTVNCQLIESQNHPLSSTEITILRGIWQYQTYTQIAIAAGYSPGYFTTVVAPELYQRLAKIIGQRVTKKNCRRLLESHICQGTISPVQDAKQTTTILNIDRDTLPCYPSGSVPLNSPLYLKRSWESRIEREIEKPGALVRIKAPREMGKTSLMLRNLDYAKHLGYQTVSLNLEQVENSILNDLNLFLRWLCANISRLLQREPKLEEYWDEDLGSTISCTLYLQDYILESLDTPLVLALDEVNKIFEHPQVAKDFLPLLRSWYEEGKRLVVWQKLRLIVVHSTEIYVPLQLDQSPFNVGLPIRLDDFNLEEVEQLAQRYGLEWKDGTQASRLMSLVGGHPALINLALYYLGREEMTLSQLLETAPTATGIYAHHLQRHRMTLEKNPELAQALDRVLSVSEPVVLAPINSYKLASMGLIKQSGDKAIASCELYRQYFSQNVRQNLLHQASLL; the protein is encoded by the coding sequence ATGAATCTAGATCGCGTCTGCCAAACTGTTAACTGTCAACTGATTGAAAGTCAAAATCATCCGCTCAGTTCTACAGAGATTACTATTCTCAGAGGCATCTGGCAGTATCAAACCTACACTCAAATTGCGATCGCAGCAGGTTACAGTCCAGGTTATTTTACTACAGTGGTTGCTCCAGAATTGTATCAGCGTCTGGCTAAAATTATCGGCCAGCGCGTGACTAAGAAAAATTGTCGTAGGCTGCTAGAGTCGCATATATGTCAAGGAACAATTTCACCAGTCCAAGATGCAAAACAAACTACAACTATACTTAACATTGATCGGGATACACTGCCATGCTATCCCAGTGGTTCAGTGCCTTTAAACTCCCCCCTCTACCTCAAACGCTCTTGGGAGTCACGGATCGAGCGCGAAATCGAGAAGCCAGGGGCATTAGTTAGAATTAAAGCTCCTAGAGAAATGGGCAAAACCTCATTAATGCTGAGAAACCTGGACTATGCTAAGCATTTGGGCTATCAGACAGTGAGTTTGAATCTAGAACAAGTAGAAAATTCAATTTTAAATGATTTGAATCTGTTTCTGCGTTGGCTGTGTGCCAATATATCTCGTCTACTCCAGCGCGAACCAAAGCTAGAAGAGTATTGGGATGAAGATTTGGGCAGTACAATTAGTTGTACTCTTTATCTTCAAGACTATATACTAGAGTCCCTCGACACTCCCTTGGTTTTAGCATTGGATGAGGTAAATAAGATCTTTGAGCATCCTCAAGTAGCCAAAGATTTTTTACCTTTGTTGCGTTCTTGGTACGAAGAAGGGAAAAGACTTGTTGTTTGGCAAAAGCTACGTTTAATTGTGGTTCATTCGACGGAAATCTATGTACCTTTGCAATTAGACCAGTCTCCATTTAATGTTGGTCTACCGATTCGGTTAGATGACTTTAATTTAGAAGAAGTAGAGCAATTAGCGCAACGCTACGGGCTTGAATGGAAAGATGGAACGCAAGCCAGCAGGCTTATGTCTCTGGTAGGCGGACACCCGGCATTAATTAACCTGGCACTATATTATCTTGGTCGCGAAGAAATGACCCTATCGCAACTACTAGAAACTGCTCCCACTGCTACGGGAATCTACGCCCACCATTTACAGCGTCATCGAATGACTTTAGAAAAAAACCCCGAACTAGCACAAGCTCTCGACCGCGTTTTGAGCGTTAGCGAACCCGTTGTGTTGGCTCCCATTAATAGTTATAAGTTAGCCAGTATGGGGCTAATTAAGCAATCGGGGGATAAAGCGATCGCCAGTTGCGAACTCTATCGACAGTATTTCAGCCAAAATGTACGGCAAAATCTTCTTCATCAAGCATCTCTTTTGTAA
- a CDS encoding recombinase family protein, with translation MRLFGYARVSTSQQSLALQIKALKDAKVRKNRIFTDKTSGGSAGERQGLELLKVKVEKEDVILVTKLDRLGRDTADMINLIKEFDSLGVAVRFLDDGISTEGTMGKMVVTILSAVAEAERARILERTNEGRLEAKAKGVKFGRKRSIDRDKVIRLYEEGIGATAISKQLRIGRSTVYKILDEE, from the coding sequence ATGAGACTCTTCGGCTACGCTCGTGTTTCCACCTCCCAACAATCTCTCGCTCTTCAAATCAAAGCTCTCAAAGATGCAAAGGTGAGAAAAAATCGCATCTTCACCGATAAAACTTCTGGGGGCAGTGCTGGCGAGCGTCAAGGGTTAGAACTTCTCAAGGTCAAAGTTGAGAAGGAGGATGTAATACTCGTAACCAAACTCGATCGCTTGGGTAGAGATACCGCAGATATGATAAACCTAATCAAAGAGTTCGATAGTCTGGGAGTAGCTGTAAGATTTCTCGATGATGGCATCAGCACCGAAGGCACGATGGGAAAAATGGTCGTAACTATCTTATCTGCTGTAGCAGAAGCAGAACGTGCAAGAATCCTAGAGCGCACTAATGAGGGGAGGCTTGAAGCTAAAGCCAAGGGGGTTAAGTTTGGTAGGAAAAGAAGTATTGATCGCGATAAAGTAATTCGTCTTTATGAAGAGGGAATAGGGGCAACTGCGATCTCCAAGCAACTTAGAATAGGGCGGTCTACAGTGTATAAAATTCTGGATGAAGAATAA
- a CDS encoding nucleotidyltransferase family protein: MEIEQLRAYRDDILELAKRHHAPNIRVFGSVARGEASEDSDVDFLIDVSSEQTVFDLIRLIRALSELLGCEVDVAQSTVLHPMMRDEVLEEAIPLENL; encoded by the coding sequence ATGGAAATAGAACAACTAAGAGCTTATCGCGATGACATACTAGAGTTGGCAAAACGTCATCATGCACCGAACATAAGAGTCTTTGGCTCGGTAGCAAGAGGGGAAGCATCGGAAGACAGTGATGTTGATTTTCTAATTGATGTCTCCTCCGAACAAACGGTCTTTGACTTAATTCGTCTGATTCGCGCCTTGTCAGAACTGCTGGGGTGTGAAGTAGACGTTGCCCAAAGCACTGTACTTCATCCAATGATGCGCGATGAAGTGTTAGAAGAGGCAATTCCTTTGGAAAACTTGTAG
- a CDS encoding DUF86 domain-containing protein, giving the protein MKNKRKTLLFLQDILSAIERIESYIGVGKEEFFNTPSLQDGTLFRLQTIGEAVNQLPDELKQQHPEIPWRDIVDFRNLLAHVYWKIDLNTVWSILEPGGDLTALKQVVTKIINDFPSD; this is encoded by the coding sequence ATGAAAAACAAAAGAAAAACTCTACTTTTTCTTCAGGATATTCTCAGTGCCATTGAGAGGATAGAATCTTATATTGGCGTAGGTAAAGAAGAGTTCTTTAATACTCCTTCGCTGCAAGATGGTACTCTATTTCGACTGCAAACTATCGGGGAAGCTGTTAACCAGTTGCCAGACGAGCTAAAGCAGCAACACCCTGAAATTCCGTGGCGTGACATTGTTGACTTTCGTAACTTGTTAGCCCACGTCTACTGGAAGATAGACCTCAATACCGTCTGGTCAATACTTGAGCCTGGTGGTGATTTGACTGCTCTTAAACAAGTAGTGACAAAGATTATTAACGATTTTCCATCAGATTAG
- a CDS encoding IS4 family transposase yields MGDTTYLDYKKILDKRAEYGPIGNGGNGLILHSTLALDADNGQPIGLLTEKLWHREHEEKGENLTKKQRKKKQAEARKRPIEEKESYKWIEALKEVEKLLKISVPEPTRPKIIHVFDREGDIAEVFAQVSKTSNTGLVVRAAHNRALEGENSYLWSWLPSQPIKMEVAIELAKTKQRTERIAVLAIRYAPIKLRSPARIKEPESFEVYGVYAVEIDPPEGCERVEWMILTTEPVTNEEQAQTILRWYTYRWRIEEYHKILKSGCKAESYRLSGNSMQVLLGFLTNIAAQLLKMTYLNRTEPEAPASSVLNEVQLEVLAAKGRKSVPVVDLTVAWAMQAVARLGGYLSHRKKSNIGITVLWRGFLELQSLCEGWQLRSHFKV; encoded by the coding sequence GTGGGAGATACAACCTATCTCGATTACAAAAAAATCCTCGACAAAAGAGCCGAATATGGACCGATTGGCAATGGGGGAAATGGACTAATTCTACATAGCACCTTAGCCCTTGATGCCGACAATGGACAACCAATAGGATTACTAACAGAAAAACTGTGGCATCGAGAGCATGAAGAAAAAGGGGAAAATCTAACGAAGAAACAGAGGAAGAAAAAACAAGCAGAAGCCAGAAAACGCCCAATTGAAGAGAAAGAATCTTATAAATGGATAGAAGCTCTCAAAGAAGTCGAAAAACTCTTAAAAATCTCCGTTCCAGAGCCTACAAGGCCCAAAATTATCCATGTATTTGACCGAGAAGGGGACATTGCGGAAGTCTTTGCTCAAGTCAGTAAAACCTCAAATACAGGGTTAGTAGTAAGAGCAGCACATAATCGAGCACTTGAGGGAGAAAACAGTTATCTATGGTCATGGCTACCATCCCAACCGATCAAGATGGAAGTAGCGATAGAACTAGCCAAAACCAAACAGAGGACAGAGCGAATCGCAGTTTTGGCAATTAGATATGCACCTATTAAACTTCGTAGTCCCGCCAGAATTAAAGAACCAGAATCTTTTGAAGTTTATGGGGTTTATGCCGTAGAAATTGACCCCCCAGAGGGCTGTGAACGCGTAGAATGGATGATCTTGACTACAGAACCCGTTACAAATGAGGAACAGGCACAAACCATTTTACGGTGGTACACTTACCGTTGGCGAATTGAAGAATATCATAAAATTCTCAAGTCAGGATGTAAGGCGGAAAGCTATCGTCTATCTGGAAATAGTATGCAGGTATTATTAGGATTTTTAACAAATATTGCGGCACAATTGTTAAAAATGACTTATTTAAATCGAACCGAACCAGAAGCACCGGCATCTTCGGTTTTAAATGAGGTACAACTTGAGGTTTTAGCTGCCAAAGGAAGAAAATCAGTCCCCGTAGTAGATTTGACGGTAGCCTGGGCGATGCAAGCTGTAGCTCGTTTGGGCGGTTACTTGAGTCATCGAAAGAAAAGTAATATTGGTATTACCGTTTTATGGCGCGGATTTTTAGAATTGCAATCTTTGTGTGAAGGATGGCAATTACGCTCCCATTTTAAAGTTTAG